In Roseicyclus marinus, the genomic window ACAGCGCGGATCGCCCAGAAAACGGCGCCGCCCTCGGGACAGGACGGCGCCGCCGAAAGAGGGCCAGGTGCCGGGGACATGCGTCACGGGACAGGCACCGGACCCGATGGGACGACCCGTGCCACCAGCGTAATCGCGCAGGGGCACGCGTCTTTTCGGCTTCCCGATGGAGGATCAACGCGACGGGACTAAACCGTCCGATCCCCCGTGTTCCTGACCAAATGGCCATCACTCGCGGAACGGGGACAGGATGCCGCGAGAGCCGCTTTGGCAAAACGGTGGAAATCCTTACCCGCCCGGTCAGCCCGTCTGGGCAAGGGACGCGGCGGGGCGGGACAGGTTGGCCTGCTGGCCTTTGTGCGGCAGCGTTTCGATCCGGAAAATCTGGTTCAGGATCGAGGCCTTGCGCACGGCCTGTGCCGTGGTTTCGACGCCGAGCGCGTCACGCGCGCCGCGCAGGTGTTTTTCGACGGTGGCCACGTTGCGCCCGAGGATCAGGGCGATGTCCTGCATCGTCTTGCCGTCGGCCACAAGCTCCAGCACCTCGGCCTGACGGGGGGTGAGCAGCCGTCGCTGGCCGGTAGCGGGCAATTGCAGGATGCACAGATGGGCGACATGGTTGAGGATCTCGATCTCGGCTCCGTGTTCGGCCCAGACCGCATCGGCATCCGCCTGGGTCATGTCGCGCCGCACGGCCATGCCGATGCCGGCATTGGCATTCTTGATCGCCATGGGAAAGCTGATCGTGTAGCCCGCAAGGATGCCATGGCGTTCATGCAGCGCGCGCAAGGCGCGTTCGCCATCGGTCAGCGGTTGATCGGCCATTTCGGCATAGACGCGTTCCCAGGATGCGCTGCCGGTGTTCTGGATGGCCCATCGCATCATCACGCCATCCCGGAACATGCCGCCATCGACATAGGCATCGATGTAATCGGTCGGCATGTTGGTCAGGAGCAGCGCATCCTCGGGATTGTCGTAAAGACCCGCGCCGCGAAAGGCGTTGAAGGCGTAAAAGAGCCGGTCGAAGCCGTAGCTGGCCATGACTTCGGTATGATGCGCCCAGAGCTCCTCGACCGAGGTCATGGAAAGATATGGACGCAGCCGCTTCATTCAGAGCCTTGTTGGAGGTGGCCGCACAACGCCTGGAGCGCGAGCCGGTAGCCGCGCGCACCGAACCCCTGGATCACGCCGATGCAGACCGGCGCGATGAGCGAGACATGGCGGAAGCTTTCCCGCGCATGGGTGTTGGACAGGTGCAGTTCGACCACGGGCAATTCGCTGGCCGTGATCGCATCGCGGAGCGCGACGGAGGTATGGGTATAGGCGCCCGCGTTCAGCACGACGCCCGCCATGGTGCCGCGCGCAGCATGCAGGTGGTCGATCAGCGCGCCTTCGTGGTTGGATTGGGCGCAGGTGACGGCCAGGCCGAGGGTTTTGCCATGGGCGATGCAATCGGCCTCGATGTCGGCGAGGGTCGTGTGGCCGTAGATCGCGGGCTCACGGGTGCCGAGCAGGTTCAGGTTCG contains:
- the aroQ gene encoding type II 3-dehydroquinate dehydratase, whose translation is MNILVLNGPNLNLLGTREPAIYGHTTLADIEADCIAHGKTLGLAVTCAQSNHEGALIDHLHAARGTMAGVVLNAGAYTHTSVALRDAITASELPVVELHLSNTHARESFRHVSLIAPVCIGVIQGFGARGYRLALQALCGHLQQGSE
- a CDS encoding helix-turn-helix transcriptional regulator, which codes for MTSVEELWAHHTEVMASYGFDRLFYAFNAFRGAGLYDNPEDALLLTNMPTDYIDAYVDGGMFRDGVMMRWAIQNTGSASWERVYAEMADQPLTDGERALRALHERHGILAGYTISFPMAIKNANAGIGMAVRRDMTQADADAVWAEHGAEIEILNHVAHLCILQLPATGQRRLLTPRQAEVLELVADGKTMQDIALILGRNVATVEKHLRGARDALGVETTAQAVRKASILNQIFRIETLPHKGQQANLSRPAASLAQTG